Part of the Anopheles gambiae chromosome 3, idAnoGambNW_F1_1, whole genome shotgun sequence genome is shown below.
GTAACTGACTAAATAGTCTGCGATGAGCAAATGGAACGTTTCCACTAGACAGAGTGCACAAACCAATGCAATGCATCGAAATGTCCAAAGCCCGGAACAGGATCCTTCCTTCCCGTTGCGAGCCGATCCCGGACCTGATTGATTTAATTAGGTAAAGTGCCATTTTATCAGCCGCACCTATCGGCATAAGCGGTGAAATGTACGGTTGAATGTGTGACACCGTAAGTCGATTTATTTGCGCTtcctttttcctccttttttctGATAACTGCGCCGATACCGAAGCAAAAGGTGGTCGTCGCAATGAGTCAGGCAGAAAAGATAATTTATGCACCTGTGCGCTCTGTTTTGGTACTCGCAATCGTTCCAGCATTGggttggatgaaaaaaaaacaattcatttgtttgttgtcgttttttgTCACAAAGTACGAACATATGCAATGGCATcatactttgtttttttttataacaatttgctgctgctgctgcgctacAGTGCACCCGGCGTAGGGGAATGGAGAAAAGTCGACCAATATGAACTCCTTTGGTTTGGTCGTGGTGTGTCGTGGACGCTATCGCTAAGTGAGGGCAAAATGCTatccaaacacacgcacaaataagCCTGTTCATGAAGCAGGGTTGTTTGTGAGgcaatgtttatttgttgcaaAGATAGAGAGCTAGATTAAGAAACATCACACGGAGAAACACtctgtaatttaaaaataaaacattttaatgcgAACAAACATtgtgtaaaatattttaaaatatttaactaCAAAATGTATTTTGAGGGCCGGTAtcagtttttaaatattatcattattaatttgcttcctttctcttcttttttatttctgttccGATAACTGCGGCGATATCAACGCAAAAGGTGGTCGCTCTTTACACAGTTATCAGGTAGTTAAGTGGATTCTTATctgttttgttgcaaaattaAGCCAATTTAAGGTCTAAACGTGACCGCGATGTATGATGgtataaatttttaaataaactgactgatttcaaaatttaaaaaatatatattttaatgtttagCTGAAGCATGAAACAAATCTGTAGTATAGTAgtcaaaatatttaattaaatttaacctAATGGTTAACTCATATAGGATCGTATGTTGGTTGGATCTAGTTGGATCATAAATCTTATTAGTTCTAACTAACTTTCACATTGGATAATTGTATCTCTTGCCAATATTAAGCAAAATTGTTTGTCCTGTATTTTTCcatcaatatatttttttctgatgAAGTTTTCTTTTAATGCCAAAATCGGCTCCTCTCATTTCACTCACTGTTGATAAAATCGGTCCGGTAGTGTACATGTATGGGACCTAAAGTTCTGTTTCTCTCCCTAGAGTTTCTAGGAAAAAAGACCCTTTTCGCGGTACAATAACCCAAACGCCACAACAACGCACAACAGGTAGCCATGGCAATCCCATGGAGACCTCGAACCCCACCTCGAGGACGGATTGGTTCCTTTTTCCTATTACCACTACTGCCACCGACTCATACCAAAAATCAACCCCCTTTTAATGATGGATATTTGGTTTTGTGCGATACACTACTACTCCCCCTTTTAGGGTTTATCTATAGTCGTAAagcaaaagggagaaaaaaaacacacacgcgacaTTAGTCATCCGCACGTACCGCACACAGTCAGTGTGTGCGCACACTGTTGTTGTCATCTGCATGTGTTCTAGACGGTCTGGGGAGCCAATGTTTGCCGACgtaaacgaaagcaaaaaacgaagaaaaaacccTGATTGTGCAAACTCCTTCAAACCGGTACAGAGTAACGGGTGGAATGGTATCAGTTTcagcggggttttttttttttttaaatctattcCCTGACCCGGTAACAAAGCTAATGCAAAGATTCGTCTTGTGTACCACCCGAAGAGGGGTGTATGTTAGTGGGGTGGTGCAACAATAGAACACACGTTCCTCCCAAGTGGGCaaacggtgtgtgcgtgtgtgtttcgagGGGGCAGGTTTGTCCCAAGTGGACCCAAAAATAGAAACTTCGCTACGGATGAGTCTcgttcgacacacacacacacacacacacagacacactgatACAAGCGCAAATACTCATAtgaggttttttgttgcctaTTTTTGTCTTCGAAAACCATCCCCCTTGTGCCAGACTGATCATTCGAATTTTCCCGTCCCGCACCCAACTTCCCCACAGGGAGGGAAATCCCCTTTAGCATTTGCGTTTGGCACAATCTCGTTGCGCTTTTTTCCTGTTGGATTTTCTCCTCCTAAAGGGGCAGCTTGCTGTCTCGCTCTAAAACTGTTTACTTTGACCACGGGTTCGGTTTTTACTTACGGAGTGGTTTTGtggcctgctgctgcacgcACCAGGATCAGAcgatggggtttttttttgtatgtgtgattGGAACGTGACTTCGTATGTTCGACCGGTTCACAGTAGGCGTTGTGGCAAAAACGAACGgatgtgttgctgctgtccgTTTCCTTCCTTTTACAGCAGCCTTCGTCCTTCCTGCTGGCTTTGGGCTACGGGGGCACACACAGTCGGGCACACTCTTGGGCTACAGAAAGctctcccaaaaaaaagggaccgCCTTGAAGGAAGCAGCCTTCGATTTCgagatacaaacacacacacgcacacacacacacttctttttcttccttttctagGATTCTATTTGTTTCCCCCACTctattcttctacttctttcgAAACGAAGCACAGACACACCCGGAGAGACACTTTTTTCACGCACGATCACGCACGATCGAGAACAACTTTTTACTATTGGGCGGGGGGAtacagcacacacgcacactggttGGGAGggggaaataaattaacaaaacacacatacacgcacacacacacgcgcgcacgggTTCCGAAATAGATGTGCAGCTGGGcgacgaacgaaaaaaaaaagcgatagaccacacacacacacacaaacacgagatgattgcgttgttgttgttccgaCCGATTTAAAGAAACGCACTGCGAATAAAACGGGAAAAGCTCACGGCCCAGAGCGCGAATCACAATTCACAgattgaacaaaaacacacacacatacacacacgaggGCATAGACCACtctcacacacttacacacctaCACTTATTTTGCCCTACGAGTTGTATCAAAACACTGCAAAgggtggaaaggaaaagaacaATAGATTAGTAAAAACGATTTAACAAAACCTTGCAAAATATTGGCCCAGTGCATTTGCGCGTTGCCTTTGAAGAGGTAAACAAACTGCatctgcacacacatacaaacacacacacacccatgcaCATGTAAATCCCGTGCTGGGGCTCTGTAGTTTTTTGACATTTACGCCCAGAGCcgatataaaaacaaaagccaacaacaaccactgaCTCATCGCGAGCGAACGAAGTAGgcgagggtgtgtgtgtgtagggagAACATCTCTTTTAAGCCACGGGGTCTTTAACACATTCCTTCTATCACCCGGCGGGATCGGTGGTGTTGGTGCAATACTTTCCGTGTCGAGCCCTTTTTCCCCGTGGTTTGgcgattttttcttttccgattgggtttggggggggggggggggggggggctattTTTGCTTTCGTGTTTTTCCCGTGCAGAACACACCGGGACAGAGCAGGAAGGATGGAGGTGGGCGACACAGGCACACAAATACATGGAAAAGGGGTGTGTAGGTACGGGGAGGAGGCACGGTTTCACATCCGCGTACGATcgtcacgatgatgatgatgatgatgatgatatttttGCCCCCGATCGGCGCggctctttctccttttttagCCACTACCAACCACCACACATCACCACGACTAAGCTGGTTTcctcttgtttgtttggttgctgcttctgctgctgctgctgctgtgacgACagctcgtacacacacacacacacacacacacacacacatggcaaaGGGCCTTGGCAGGCGGCTCAACAATCTATTCCCGCAGCCAATCCATTATGCGCACACATTTTGACAACCTTCTTTTTGCACTAAGCTAAAAGGGCAGGGTCCCGCCTTTCCTTTCCTGCtcggatgggggggggggggggggggggggaacagcagcagcttcaatTAAAGCGCTCGCAATtagcacaaccacacacacacacacacgcacacttccACCGTACCTTAGATTGCGCGAATTGCACAGCAGTATGTAGtagcaaacagcagcacagGCAACTCTACACACTCCAAGCACGATTTGGAGGAAACATTCCACGGCCCGctagagagacacacacagagtgaGCGCGCGGTCAGCGCGTTCGGAAGGTTCGGCTGCGAGTGTGCGCCACTTGTTTTTTGCCTGCTTTTCACGGGGCCTTAGCGGGGTCTGTctaacagtgtgtgtgtgtgtagagggTCTGCCACTAGGTGCTCCACTGGTGCCCGTGTGTAACGTTTTCGTgattcacacactcacacaaacctttggctttcttttctttctcttttcgcAGCTGGGAGCGTGTGCACCACCTTTCGCTGCCCCGTGCCTGGCGGACTCTGGCCTGGCGGATTTATTGTCCGTCTATTTcgtcacatacacacgcactctCGGGCGCTGTGCAAGGGACACAATCACTCAAATACACACGGCACACAGGTGATCCCATCGCGGACGAACTGACAGCTGGCTGCTGAAAATTGTGTGGgaatttttgacagcttgCGATGGCGAGCGGGGAATTTTTGGCAGCGCACAATGGTCGACGGATGGgaatttttgtttataaatttatttttttaattaaattgtttaaaaatgaaacataaataaaatgcaaaaaatagtCTTTCTGTTTTTAAGAAAAACGTGTGGTATtcaaaaaatgatttaaaacgACATTTGCTCGTCATACAACGAAACATGTTTCGAACCTCGCTTTGACGTTTCCGCCTCCCAGGTACGGCGCACAATTTCGTAAACAAAAGCAAGGATGCGATAAGTGCGACCCAGTGTGTTACCAAATAAAGTACGCACGTTCGTGGAGCTCTGGTCTGGTGAGGTTTTTGCTTCTCCGGTGGATTGATAAGAGCACGGGCCACGCAGAGCGACCGAAAAGATTAAAATCAGACCACACGTCGTACTACGGGGCAGCACAGAAACAGTCCAGAGGAAGAGAGCGTGTGTGCGAACAGAGGAGGATTTCACAACAGAGCGAAAAAGGATGGATCTCGAACCAGCGGCAAAGGAGTATCAGAATGCGATATCAAAAGGTAAGTGTTCAACTCACCCTCAGTAAATTACAGTTTCTAATAAGagaatttgcattttttgcagTGCAATTGGTTGAGCGCAATCCAGCACCGAACGGTACCGCGATCGTCAGCATGTACCGGACGGGCGTGCGGGAAGCGAACGATATAGTGAGCCTCGCCAAGGAGATCCAGTCGGCGGACGTGGCCGTGACGAACAATGCGTGCGCCAAGCTGGTGATGATCGCCGAGCAGATCCgcttcctgcagcagcaggcgaAGAAGATACTGGACGAGACGCAGTCGGCCCAGCAGCTGCACCATGCGGCGTGCAATTTCCGCAAAATCCCGGGCCACATCTACCACCTGTACAAGCGACCGTCGGGCCAGACGTACTTCAGCATGCTGTCGCCGAACGAGTGGGGCCCGAAGGGATGCGAACACCAGTACCTGGGCAGCTACAAGCTCGAGCACGATCAGACGTGGACGCCGGTGGACAAGATCGAGCAGGTGCAGGAGAACATACGGTGGGCGCACCGGGTGCTGGACACGGGGTTGAACTCCAACCGGAACGGCTTCCTGTCGATTGATGGCGTGGCAGCGAACGTGGAGAAGGATGCGGAGGAGCAAAAGGAATCTTAATTTATGTTGCGACGTGTGGCGTACTTCCCTGTGAAAtaaaagtttctttttttttattgacccTTTTAAACACACACCTCAAGgcctttttcttttgttgtcaaacgtgtatatatatttgtttcattacAATTGGAATACGCGACACGATCGGGTACTTAAAGGGgttaaaaaacagaaaaatcaacacaaaacacacacacacagagttgtgtaaaaataaatagtaCACAGGAAAGGTTCGTAAAACCACACTTACTCACACTTATAAAAAAACGTTCCTCAATCCTCGATAATATCTTCGCCTACTTTCGCTGAAAGTAAAacggggagtgtgtgtgtgtgtgtttttggaggTCCTAAACGTTTCACTTTTGTTGGGATGTTTAAATGAAGCGATAAAATCGAATCGGAGGAAGGTCACAAAGAGCCAACTCAGAGAGATGGAGCggaaaaggaggaggaggagatcgGCAACGCAAAAGCTGACCCCAACGTGGCCTACCACCTTTTCTCCACCACGCCCACAAGATCACACTATTTGTCGCTAGCGTAAGGCACCTTCCGGCAGGGGTGACGTACGTGCTCGTACGCCTGTCGAATTCGAATCTCCACCTCGATGATCGATCACTTTTTGGCGTAGTTGGCGTTGAGCGGTTTCCGGGCCGCCGGTTGTCGCTGGCGGGCGAGGAAGCTCTGCCCCGGACCGCTTAGCAGACGCGCATCGACCGCTTCCCGGTGGCAAACCATGCCGAGCCGGTAGAAGGCGGTAGCGATGAGCTGCTCCTCCTGCTGGCCCATCGGGGCACGGGCCGCGGTACCGCCGTTGCCGACCGTCGTCAGGGTGGCATCGACACCGGTCCCACTGGCCGAATCCACCTTGTCCATCAGCAGGGCTTCTGGAAGTGCAAatgaaaatgtaaatgaaCCTG
Proteins encoded:
- the LOC1279820 gene encoding uncharacterized protein C1orf50 homolog, yielding MDLEPAAKEYQNAISKVQLVERNPAPNGTAIVSMYRTGVREANDIVSLAKEIQSADVAVTNNACAKLVMIAEQIRFLQQQAKKILDETQSAQQLHHAACNFRKIPGHIYHLYKRPSGQTYFSMLSPNEWGPKGCEHQYLGSYKLEHDQTWTPVDKIEQVQENIRWAHRVLDTGLNSNRNGFLSIDGVAANVEKDAEEQKES